TCGTCAAAACAGATCATCGCGGCGGTGGCACCGGCACACAGGCCGTCGGGTGGCGCCAACCGCGTGTCGCCACGGCGCGCGGGCAGCAATGCCAGGTCGCTGCCGTGCAGCGCGCACAACTGGCCCTGCGCGGCAAAGGCGACAAGGTGCCGTGCGGCGGGCAACGCGGCCAGCAACCGTTCGAACGGTGCGGACGCGTCGTCCGCGACCTGCACGACATACGTGTACCCGGCCTCGGGCGCGGCGACGATGTCGAGGCGCGCGTCGGGCCAGCGCGCCAGCTCGGCAAAGGCTGCCTGCAGCTCGTGCGGCTGCCAGTCGCCGCCCGTGGGCAGCACGGCCAGGCGCCGCACGCCCAGGCAGGCCAGCGTCTTGATCGCACTGTGCAGCGCGTAGCCGCCGGCAGCGAGCAGGATGCGGGCGGCATCGAAGCGGCCGAATGCCGCCGCGCTGTCGTTCACGAACGAGCGCAGATACAGCAGGGAATCGTGGACAGGTTGCAAGCGAGCATCGGCGTCCGGTGCATCGAGCTGGAAGGCGGCCGATCTGGCCAACAGGAATTCTAGAAATTTCAGCAAATAGCCGCGATAAGCGGACGGTATCTGTTCCATCACGGCGCCCAATGGCCGGGCTCCGTCCAGCAGGTCGCAGAACCGGTAGACATAATGAATGCAATCCGACTGCAATCGAATAATATAATTCGCGCCCGCATATTGAACATGCATGCGGTCTTCCGCATTGCGCAGGAAAATGTCCGGCCTGATCGAATAAATACGATCCAGGCTTGATTCAATAGTCGACATTATCTCTGCTCCAGGACTAAAACCGACGATCGGTGAACGCCGCTCCCCGTCCGGCAGGAGCGGCGTTCAATTTCCGGCACACGACATCTGGCGCCTCACATGCGGCACCGGAAACCGGACCCGGCTATCAGCAGCCGCGTGCCAGCATGACCGCCTGCTTGCTGCAGGTCGAACCGGCGCAGATGGTCGAGGAAGCGCCCATTTCTTCCATGGCGGTCGCTTCGGTGGTTTCCAGGATTTCGAAATCGAAGTCGATGTCCAGGTCGACGGTGGTTTCAGCGTTTTGCATGTGAGTCTCCTTGAGGATTGGATTAAAGGTTAAGCACTGGTTAGTGCAAGGCAAGCCTAATCCCGATTTTTTTAATCACCAAGCGAATATGCAAAACTCATACAAACATCTGAAATTTCGTGAACATCGCGGCGTAGCCTGACGATCCATAACATCAGGGATTATTGCGGCATCGGGCTACTAATAGTGATGCCGGTTTTATCATTTCCAGGTCTCAATATGCATCTGGGCAAAGATTGAAGGATTAGTCATGCAACTTTCGAAAAGGCACTTTTTGCTGGCGGCCGGCGCCCTCGTCGGCACGGCCGTCCTGTTGAACGTCGCCAGCGCGCCGGCGGACGAGGCTCGCCCCTACCTGGTCCTGGATGCGCCCACGCCGCCGCCCGGCCCCGTCGAGGTCATCGAGTTCTTCTGGTACAGCTGTCCGCACTGTTATCACTTCGAGCCGGCGCTGCGCGACTGGGTGGTGCGCCAGGGCGACGGCATCGTGTTCCGCCGCGTGCCCGTCGGCATGCGCGTGCAGCAGTTGCCACAGCAACGCATGTACTACGTGATGCAGGCGCTGGAGATGGGCGAACCGGCCAGCGCGGCGTTGTTCCGCCAGATCCACGAAGGCCAGCAGCACCTCGATACCGAGGCTGCGCTGGCCGGCTTTGCGGCCAAGGCAGGCATCGCGCCGCAGCGCTTCCAGGCCGCCTGGCGATCCGCCGCCGTGCAGCGGCAGGTCGATGCCGCCACGCGCCTGCACACGTCGATGCAGGTGGCCAGCGTGCCGGCCGTCGTGATCGGCGGGCGCTACCTCACGTCCCCGGCAATGCTGAGCGCAACGATGCCGATGTGGAACCAGACGGCCGCGATGGGCCATGCGGCCACGCTGCGGACCATGGACACCCTGCTGGCGCGCGCCCGCCAGGACCGCGTCGCGCAATGACGGGAGCACGTCATGAATGCACCTCGCGAATCGATCGATATCACGGGCGCCGGCATGGACGTGCGCCGCGACCGGCCGCACCGCGCCTGGCAGCCCTGGGCCGCCGCTGCCGCCGCCCTCGCCCTGCTGGCGGCGCTGGGCTGGAGCCTGGCGCCGCGCGGACTGCGCGTGGCCGCCGACAGCGTACGAGTGGCCACCGTGCAGCGCGGCGTGTTCACGGACGACGTCATCGTCCGCGCCAATGCCGAGGCATTGAACCAGGTGCTGCTGGATGCCGTCGAAAGCGGCCGCGTGGAGGAGGTCTACGTGCGCGATGGTGCGCAGGTGCGCAAGGGCGACCTGCTGTTCCGGCTGTCGAACTCACAACGCCGCATGGAACTGCTGCAGCGCGAGTCCGAACAGGCGCAGCAGCTGTCGAACCTGGCCAACCTGCAGGTGACGTTCCAGGTCGCGCGCAACCAGCACGACGACCGCCTGGCCGACTTGCGCTTCGACGTCACCCAGGCGGACAAGCAGTATCGCCGCAACCGTGAACTGGCGGCGCGGGGCTTCATCTCGGTCGTGGCGCTGGACGAATCGGCCGACAAGCTGGAACAGGCACGCCAGAAGCTGCGCACGCAGCAGCATGGCGGCAGTGCGGAGTTCGCCGTGCGCGACCAGGCCATGGGGACGATGCTGGGGGCCATCCGCCGGCTCGAGTCGGGCATGCGGCTGGCCCATGCCACCATCGACGGCCTGGCCCTGCGCGCACCGGCCAGCGGCCGCCTGGCCGACTTCGACCTGCAGGTCGGCCAGGCGGTGCGCGCCGACCAGCGCGTGGGCCGCATCGACGACGCCCAGTTCAAGCTGATGGCGCAGATCGACGAGTACTACCTGAACCGCGTGGCGCCGGGACGGCGTGGCATCGCGACGCTGGATGGGGTCGACTATGCGGTGGAGGTCAGCCGGGTCTACCGCCAGGTCAAGGAGCGCCGCTTCAGCGCCGAACTGCTGTTCCTGCGCCAGCCGGCCACCCTGCAACCGGGCATGAGCGTGGACGTGCGGCTGACGCTGGGCGAGCCCCAGCAGGCGCTCGTGCTGCCGGCCGGCGCCTACCTGAACGACGCCGGGGGCGCCTGGGTCTATGCGCTGTCCGCCGACGGCCGCGTGGCAAGCCGGCGCGCCGTGCAGACCGGGCGCCGCAACGCGCACCAGGTCGAAGTACTGGGCGGCCTTGCCGCCGGCGAACGCGTCATCGTGTCGGCATACGCGCCATACGGCCAGGCCGAACGCCTGCGACTGCAGCAGTGAACCCTTTTATCCCAGGAGCGCATATGATCAGATTGTCCCGCCTGAGCAAGGTCTACGCCACCGACGAGGTGCTGACGACCGCGCTGTGCGACATCGACCTGTCGATCGAGACGGGCGACTTCGTCGCCATCACCGGGCCTTCGGGCTGCGGTAAATCCACGTTACTCAGCCTGCTCGGCTTCCTCGACGTGCCCGATTCGGGCGAGTACTGGTTCAAGGGCAGCAACGTGGCCGGATTGCCGGAACCGCAGCTGAACGCCATGCGGCGCGGCGGCGTGGGCTTCATCTTCCAGAACTTCAACCTGATCGACGAGCTGACCGTCTACGAGAACATCGAACTGGCGTTGAAGTATTCGGGCAAGCCGGTGCACGAGCGGCGTCAACGCATCGAGGCCGTGCTGGAGAAGCTGGGGGTACTGCATCGGCGCAACCACCGGCCATCGCAGCTTTCGGGCGGACAACAGCAGCGCGTGGCCATCGCGCGCGCGCTGGTGGCCGAACCGAGCCTGTTGCTGGCGGACGAACCGACGGGGAACCTGGACTCGGCACACGGCGAGGAAGTGATGCAGATCCTCGACAGCATCAATGCCGAGGGCACGACCATCGTGATGGTGACGCACTCGCCGGAACATGCGGCGCGGGCGCGGCGCACCGTGCGGCTGCACGACGGCCGCATCCAGCCGACGCTGAACTGACTCAGGTCGCCAGCACGGACGGCAGC
This is a stretch of genomic DNA from Pseudoduganella chitinolytica. It encodes these proteins:
- a CDS encoding efflux RND transporter periplasmic adaptor subunit, coding for MNAPRESIDITGAGMDVRRDRPHRAWQPWAAAAAALALLAALGWSLAPRGLRVAADSVRVATVQRGVFTDDVIVRANAEALNQVLLDAVESGRVEEVYVRDGAQVRKGDLLFRLSNSQRRMELLQRESEQAQQLSNLANLQVTFQVARNQHDDRLADLRFDVTQADKQYRRNRELAARGFISVVALDESADKLEQARQKLRTQQHGGSAEFAVRDQAMGTMLGAIRRLESGMRLAHATIDGLALRAPASGRLADFDLQVGQAVRADQRVGRIDDAQFKLMAQIDEYYLNRVAPGRRGIATLDGVDYAVEVSRVYRQVKERRFSAELLFLRQPATLQPGMSVDVRLTLGEPQQALVLPAGAYLNDAGGAWVYALSADGRVASRRAVQTGRRNAHQVEVLGGLAAGERVIVSAYAPYGQAERLRLQQ
- a CDS encoding ABC transporter ATP-binding protein; this encodes MIRLSRLSKVYATDEVLTTALCDIDLSIETGDFVAITGPSGCGKSTLLSLLGFLDVPDSGEYWFKGSNVAGLPEPQLNAMRRGGVGFIFQNFNLIDELTVYENIELALKYSGKPVHERRQRIEAVLEKLGVLHRRNHRPSQLSGGQQQRVAIARALVAEPSLLLADEPTGNLDSAHGEEVMQILDSINAEGTTIVMVTHSPEHAARARRTVRLHDGRIQPTLN
- a CDS encoding thiopeptide-type bacteriocin, encoding MQNAETTVDLDIDFDFEILETTEATAMEEMGASSTICAGSTCSKQAVMLARGC
- a CDS encoding thiol:disulfide interchange protein DsbA/DsbL, which codes for MQLSKRHFLLAAGALVGTAVLLNVASAPADEARPYLVLDAPTPPPGPVEVIEFFWYSCPHCYHFEPALRDWVVRQGDGIVFRRVPVGMRVQQLPQQRMYYVMQALEMGEPASAALFRQIHEGQQHLDTEAALAGFAAKAGIAPQRFQAAWRSAAVQRQVDAATRLHTSMQVASVPAVVIGGRYLTSPAMLSATMPMWNQTAAMGHAATLRTMDTLLARARQDRVAQ